From a single Arachis hypogaea cultivar Tifrunner chromosome 3, arahy.Tifrunner.gnm2.J5K5, whole genome shotgun sequence genomic region:
- the LOC112734615 gene encoding uncharacterized protein: MDLAPEELQFLNIPEILRESISIPKRSPKTFYLITLTLIFPLSFAILAHSLFTHPLLAQLQNPYQDSSQANHEWTLLLTIQFCYLLFLFAFSLLSTAAVVFTVASLYTNKAVSFSSTISAIPKVFKRLFITYLWVTLLMFIYNFVFVISLVLLIIAIDTQNSILLFFAVIVILLLFLVAHVYITALWHLASVVSVLEPIYGIAAMKKSYELLKGRIKYAAVLVSAYLVVCGIIGGVFSGVVVHGGDSYGVFTRIVVGGFLVGVLVIVNLVGLLAQSVFYYVCKSYHHQGIDKSALHDHLGGYLGEYVPLKSSIQMENLDV; encoded by the coding sequence CATCCCAGAAATCTTGAGAGAATCAATCTCAATTCCGAAGAGATCACCGAAGACATTCTACCtgataaccctaaccctaattttccctCTCTCATTCGCAATCCTCGCACACTCACTCTTCACACACCCACTCCTCGCTCAGCTCCAGAACCCTTATCAGGATTCTTCCCAAGCTAACCATGAATGGACCCTTCTCCTCACAATCCAGTTCTGCTACCTTCTCTTCCTCTTCGCCTTCTCTCTCCTCTCCACCGCCGCCGTCGTCTTCACCGTCGCTTCCCTCTACACCAATAAAGCTGTCTCCTTTTCCTCCACCATCTCCGCAATCCCCAAAGTCTTCAAGCGTTTGTTCATCACTTACCTCTGGGTCACGCTTTTGATGTTCATCTATAACTTTGTCTTCGTGATTTCCTTGGTTTTGCTTATTATAGCAATTGATACACAGAACTCGATTCTGCTGTTTTTCGCGGTTATTgtgatccttttgttgtttctcGTTGCTCATGTGTATATTACTGCGTTATGGCATTTGGCTAGTGTTGTGTCGGTGCTGGAACCGATTTATGGTATTGCTGCTATGAAGAAGAGCTATGAGTTGTTGAAGGGTAGGATCAAGTATGCTGCGGTTTTGGTTTCTGCTTACTTGGTTGTGTGTGGCATAATCGGTGGGGTGTTCAGTGGGGTGGTAGTGCACGGTGGAGATAGCTATGGGGTCTTCACTAGGATTGTGGTTGGTGGATTCTTGGTGGGTGTGTTGGTCATTGTGAATTTGGTGGGATTGTTGGCGCAGAGCGTTTTCTACTATGTTTGCAAGAGTTACCATCACCAAGGGATTGATAAGAGTGCTTTACATGATCATCTTGGTGGATACCTTGGAGAGTATGTGCCCCTCAAGAGCAGCATTCAAATGGAGAATCTGGATGTATGA